The Halichoerus grypus chromosome 14, mHalGry1.hap1.1, whole genome shotgun sequence genomic interval taatttgacagagagagacattgcaagagagggaacacaagcagggggagtgggagagggagaagcaggcttcccacagagcagggagcccgatgcagggctcgatcccaggaccctgggatcatgacctgagccgaaggcagacacttaacgactgagccattaAAAATGAGCTGAGCCGTACAACTGTTTATTGTATTCTGGTTTTCTGATACATTCCTAGTTATCCAAGCTTTATCAAGGACTAGTCAGTCGTTTGGAGTTCAACATCTTCACAGTTTATCCTGTGTCCTGGAGTGTAATTCCTCTGGGCTTGGGGACTTAAACTCATTTAGCGTGACTTTTATTGTATCCATATATGTCTTAGGCTTGAATTCCTTTGTAATCATGTAATAACTACCCTTTCCAGTTTGAAGATCAGCCTCTACGTAAAAGGAGATTGTCACTAAATCTGAAagattctgctttctttctctggatCAATATCTCTAAAGACAGTAGGGTCAAGTGCTTTCCTCTTCCTGCTTTGCACATATCAGAAGACATACTTCAGTTGACTTCTGCTTTGTTTTGGCTTTAACCTTCCTGGCTCTGGATCTCTTTCTTTTGGtcatttatctctttctttgtctttaatgtccctttaaaatctttttaaagagctTGCCATTGTACATCCAGGCACTAAATAAACAGCAGTGCTGATATATGTCACAAACTTGGAGAAGGGAGAGATGGGTGAAAGCCAGAAAGATCTCAGAAGGCTTCAGAGAGAGAATTAGACCTGGTAGGATGGATGGGATTTAGATAGGAAGACAGCATTCCAGACAAGGGGCCCAAGGGAGGCCAAGGAGGGAATACTCAAGGAATGGCAAGTAGTCTAATCAGAGTGGACATTACTCTATAGAAGCAGTGGACAGAGTGGTTGGAAGTTGGCTTTCAGCATAGTTTCTAAGTGAAActttaaatagaaacttaaagCTCACATTTGTATCACAAAGGCCTTGTAAAAATCCAAATATCCAATTGTATCAAAGATGTATATGGGTATGTGTTTTAATGAATACTGAACATGTTTATGGTTTTGTGACTAGTTCAGCTAAATGCCCTGTTGACTCTTAAGGATCAAGTACATCTCTGTCATGGCTATTGCTTATGGCAGTTCTAAGAAGAATGCGGGAACCAGGCTTTGAATAATGGCAACATTTATTCTGATCcttgaaaaaatttttacttcCTGAGTAAGTACTCTTTAACTTTCAGACATGTACTTGATCTTTTAAATGCGTGTCTTTCAAAATTAACAGGATTGATACAAAATTCTGACCCAGTTAATACTGATTAATCAGTTAGTACCCTAAGTAATGTAAATGTATTCCTCTTAGAGTGCAGTATTTATCTGATAGTTTTCGTATCTCTTCTTTTCAGGTTGGCTCAAAAGCAGAGGTTGCTGAGTGTAAGGAGAAATTTGCCACCTCGAAAGACCCCACAGTCAGTCAGACTTTCATGTTGGATAGGGTGTTCAACCCTGAGGGGAAGGCATTGCCACCAATGAGGGGATTCAAGTACACCAGCTGGTCCCCCATGGGCTGCGATGCAAATGGCAGGTGCCTCCTGGCGGCACTGACCATGGACAATCGCCTGACCATCCAGGCCAACCTCAACAGACTGCAGTGGGTCCAGCTGGTCGATCTGACTGAGATTTACGGAGAACGTCTTTATGAGACCAGTTACAGGCTCTCTAAAAATGAGGCTCCAGAGGGGAACCTCGGGGACTTTGCGGAGTTTCAGAGGAGACACAGCATGCAGACACCGGTCAGAATGGAGTGGTCGGGCATCTGTACCACTCAGCAGGTCAAGCATAACAACGAGTGCCGGGATGTGGGCAGTGTGCTCCTGGCAGTCCTCTTTGAGAACGGTAACATTGCTGTGTGGCAGTTTCAGCTGCCCTTTGTAGGAAAGGAATCCATCTCTTCGTGCAACACGATTGAGTCAGGAATCAACTCTcctagtgttttgttttggtgggaATATGAGCACAATAATCGGAAAATGAGCGGCCTTATTGTGGGGAGTGCTTTTGGACCTGTAAAAATTCTTCCTGTCAATCTCAAAGCAGTGAAAGGCTATTTCACTTTAAGGCAGCCCGTTGTCTTGTGGAAAGAAATGGACCAGTTGCCAGTGCACAGCATTAAATGTGTTCCGCTTTATCACCCTTACCAGAAGTGTAGTTGTAGCTTAGTGGTGGCTGCGAGAGGATCCTATGTGTTTTGGTGTCTTCTTCTGATCTCCAAAGCAGGTCTCAATGTCCACAATTCCCATGTCACAGGCCTTCACTCACTGCCGATTGTCTCCATGACTGCAGACAAGCAGAATGGAACAGTATATACTTGTTCCAGTGATGGGAAGGTGAGGCAGCTGATTCCCATTTTCACCGATGTCGCATTAAAGTTTGAACACCAGTTAATTAAACTCTCAGATGTGTTTGGCTCAGTGAGGACACACGGGATAGCAGTGAGCCCCTGCGGCGCATATCTGGCCGTCATTACAACTGAGGGCATGGTCAACGGCCTCCATCCTGTGAACAAAAACCACCAGGTCCAGTTTGTTACTCTTAAGACCTTTGAAGAGGCAGCTGCTCAGCTCCTGGAATCTTCAGTTCAAAATCTCTTCAAGCAGGTAGATTTAATAGATCTTGTACGCtggaagattttaaaagataaacatatcCCTCAATTTTTACAAGAAGCTttggaaaaaaagattgaaagcaGCGGGGCCACCTATTTTTGGCGTTTCAAACTTTTCCTCCTGAGGATTTTATATCAGTCAATGCAGAAAACCCCTTCAGAAGCATTATGGAAACCCACCCATGAGGACTCCAAAATCTTATTAGTTGACTCCCCTGGAATGGGCAATGCTGAGGAAGAACAGCAGGAGGAAGGCACGTCTTCCAAACAGGCGAATAGGCAGGGCCTGCAGGAGCGGAGCAGAGAGGGCGACCCGGAGGACCCCACCGACGATTCCCTGACCCAGGCTGGAGATGCCGGGGGCCGTGAGCCAATGGAAGAGAAGCTCCTGGAGATCCAAGGGAAAATCGAAGCTGTGGAAATGCACTTGACCAGGGAGCACATGAAGCGAGTCTTAGGTGAGGTGTACCTGCATACCTGGATCACAGAGAACACTAGCATCCCCACCAGGGGCCTCTGTAACTTCCTGATGTCTGACGAGGAGTATGATGACCGAACAGCACGGGTAGGTATTTTGTTAGCAGAAAACACTAAAACTGTAAAATGTCTGCTTCCTTCATGTGGGAGAAATGGTCTAAGTGGCATTCCTAACCCAACTTTTGCTTTGATATTTTGTAGGTAGTTGATTGGCATGAGGTGCAGGAGAATAAATAGGAAACATGGATTAATGCAGAGGACACATTCAAATCACACAAAGAATATTTTGATTCTTCCTCTCACCATGGCCTTTATTGATAGGCAAGGTTTATGGGCTGAGATTCCCCAGGCCGTGGATGAGCTGGAGGAGGCTTCAGTTAGCAAGTAGTATGTGATTGGGCGGTcacagcaggggtggggtgacaccgtgctttcttcccttcctttttgcaAAAGGTTCTGGGAGAATGGGGATTGGAGGTAGCACAGGGATTGGTCACACTTGGGAGGAGTTGAGATCTTTTTATGTAGTCAGGGAGGGCATGTTAAAGTAAGCAAATTATTACTCATAATGTTTTACAAAACTGGGCataatctttattttgatttagaaGCATCTTAGAGTCTTATCCAAAATGTATTCCACAGAATTCAAGTTCCCTGATAGAACACTAGGGTTCCAAGCTTGAGGAAATGCTGCATACTCTGTCCTCCTCTTCGAGGTTCCCAGCGTCCCTTAGCCTTCTAAGGATTCTGAGAATTCCTGCAGAAAAGACACCATTTAACTTTATGTAGCTCGTTGTTATCCTGACATCAGGGAACCTTTCTCTGTGAACTAACAGCTGCTAAAATCctgaagaacaacaaaaaaataaaaataaacctgaagAACTTGTGTTGCAAGGAACATAGTTTATACTAAAATATTCAAAACCACAAaagtctgtgttcctttttattgttatggCACTTATTCTCACTGCCTAGAGTCTTACTTAAAATTGAAGGTAATAAAATATCATCATGCCTAATGTTAAACCACTCACAAATTCCTTGTTGCATTTTCTTATTGGAAaatcgtgtgtgtgcgtgtgtgtgtgtccacccCCAAAATCATTACTCACAGGATATTTGCAGTAATCTCAAGAATAGTTACGATGTCCTTTTCATGTAACTGACTTTTCATCTTTGAaagtcaacttttaaaaattgtttcattgTGGTCTGAATCGTGCAGAAGTTTCCTGGTGGTCACTGTTTCACAGGACCTAGCAGGAATATTACAAGAGTCAGTGGAAGATTGACAAAACATTTTAGGAAATATGTGGTGGGAGCTGGCGGGAATGGTTTAGGTACTTGTCCACGTGTGGCATGAGCGCGGGAACCACCAGCATAGTGACGGGGCCCCGGCAGAGCTAGTTTAAAGAAGGGAAGATGGTACCTCTGCTTATTGATATAACCGAGTTTTGATTAGAAACACTGCATTTCATGTcttaaaaaatcccattttatgTGCATAAAATGAACCTTTTCAAACCTAGTGCATTGATGTACTAGTAATTATGAATTGTTTCTGAGATTCTCAGCCTGGTGTGTTGGTGCAGTTAGACCAACAGTTTTTATTATCGCCACCaccgcccccctctccccccccgcccagcgtttttaggctttttttcctaattgttcCTGCCTGTGACATTCTAATAATAATACAgctatattttgtatatatttgtgatACATACTTAAATGCACTTTATGCCTAAAAAGGGTAAGAATTTTTGTCCCCCCAAGAACCAGTATTTGCCCCTTGGAAGGAATAATGTCTCCCCCTTTGGGGATGTGTGAATTATACTAACACAGGTGGGCCTGCATGGTTGAGGCTAGTGAGAGCACATAGAAGCAGTTCTCCTCATGTAAAATTTTAGTGCATCTCTCCTGGAGGAATTCTAAGCAGATTTTGTCATGGCAAAATCCCTGCTGGAAGGGA includes:
- the GTF3C4 gene encoding general transcription factor 3C polypeptide 4, which encodes MSSADEARVGPAADGPAPPEEEEGEGGGEAGGKESAADAAPGPSAAFRFLVSRREPAVKLQYAVSGLEPLAWSEDHRVSVSTARSIAVLELICDVHNPGQDLVIHRTSVPAPLNSCLLKVGSKAEVAECKEKFATSKDPTVSQTFMLDRVFNPEGKALPPMRGFKYTSWSPMGCDANGRCLLAALTMDNRLTIQANLNRLQWVQLVDLTEIYGERLYETSYRLSKNEAPEGNLGDFAEFQRRHSMQTPVRMEWSGICTTQQVKHNNECRDVGSVLLAVLFENGNIAVWQFQLPFVGKESISSCNTIESGINSPSVLFWWEYEHNNRKMSGLIVGSAFGPVKILPVNLKAVKGYFTLRQPVVLWKEMDQLPVHSIKCVPLYHPYQKCSCSLVVAARGSYVFWCLLLISKAGLNVHNSHVTGLHSLPIVSMTADKQNGTVYTCSSDGKVRQLIPIFTDVALKFEHQLIKLSDVFGSVRTHGIAVSPCGAYLAVITTEGMVNGLHPVNKNHQVQFVTLKTFEEAAAQLLESSVQNLFKQVDLIDLVRWKILKDKHIPQFLQEALEKKIESSGATYFWRFKLFLLRILYQSMQKTPSEALWKPTHEDSKILLVDSPGMGNAEEEQQEEGTSSKQANRQGLQERSREGDPEDPTDDSLTQAGDAGGREPMEEKLLEIQGKIEAVEMHLTREHMKRVLGEVYLHTWITENTSIPTRGLCNFLMSDEEYDDRTARVLIGHISKKMNKQTFPEHCSLCKEILPFTDRKQAVCSNGHIWLRCFLTYQSCQSLVYRRCLLHDSIARHPAPDDPDWIKRLLQSPCPFCDSPVF